From the genome of Mucispirillum schaedleri ASF457:
ATATTACATTAACTATGATGCAAGGAGCTAAAACAACAGTTTTAGTTTTCTTTATAGTTATTATAACCTCTATACCCCTTGGTTTTTTTGTAACACTGCTTGGCAGGTCAAAATTTAGACCTATTGGCTGGCTTGTAAATATCTATATTACAATAATGCGTGGCACACCATTAATATTACAGCTTTTCTTTGTATATTTTGCCATGCCATATATCCCTTTAATTGGTCCATATATTACAATGGAAAGACTTCCTGCTGCATTAATAGCCTTTATATTAAACTATGCAGCATATTTTGCAGAAATATTCAGGGGTGGCTTAATGGCAATAGACAAAGGTCAGAATGAAGCTGCAAAAGTTTTAGGTCTTAATAAAATACAAACATTTATCTATGTTATTATACCACAAATGATAAGAGTAAGTCTTCCTGCATTAAGTAATGAATCTATTACATTAGTAAAAGATACATCACTTCTTACAGTTATAAGCATTGCAGAAATAAGCTATGTAGCAAAAACAGCAGTTACAAGAGATGCATCAGTATTTCCACTTGTTATTGCTGGAGCAATGTATCTTTTATTAATACTAATACTTACCATAATTTTAAGATTAATAGAAAAAAAATTCAGCTATGCGAGTAAATCACTATGAGCATAATAGAAGTATCTCATTTAAAAAAATCATTTGGCAGCCTTAATGTTTTAAAAGATGTATCTTTTACTGTTGAAGAAGGCGATGTTATAGCTATATTAGGCTCATCTGGAAGTGGCAAAAGCACCCTTTTACGCTGCTTGATTGATTTAGAAAAAATAGATGACGGCACAATTACTGTAGATGGCGAAATATTTGTAAAAAATGGTGTATATATGCCAAATAAAATAGTAAAAGAAGCCACTATGAAAATGGGAATGGTATTTCAGCATTTTAACCTTTTCCCACACATGACAGTTATTAAAAACTTAGAAAAACCAGCTAAAATTGTAAAAAAACTGGACAGCAGGGCTGTTAAAGAACAAAGTCATGCTTTGCTTAATAAAGTTGGTCTTTTAGATAAAGCAGAAATATATCCTGACCAGCTTTCTGGCGGTCAGAAACAGCGTGTAGCAATTGTAAGAGCATTAATGATGAATCCTGAAATTATGCTTTTTGATGAGCCGACTTCATCACTTGACCCAGAGATAACAAAAGAAGTATTACACACTATGAAACAGCTGGCAGAAGAAAAAATGACTATGCTTATAGTAACCCATGAGATAGGCTTTGCAAAAGAAGTTGCCAGTAAAATATTATTTATGTCTAATGGTAAAATTCTTGAAAGCGGCACACCTGATGAAATATTTAACAACCCTAAACATGAACGCACTAAACTATTTTTGAATAACAGTTTTTAATTATGAAAGATAAAGTTCCTTCTACTAATGCGATAAGATACTTAAATGAAAAAAAAATTCCATATAATCCTGTATTTTATAAATATGTAGAGCATGGTGGCACAAAAGTTTCTGCAAAAGAATTAGGAGTTAATGAACATAATGTTATTAAAACTCTTATTATGGAAAATGATAGAAAAGAATATTTTATAATTCTTATGCACGGGGATAAAGAAGTATCTCTTAAAAATATGGCAAGGTTTATGAATACAAAAACTGTGCAGCCATGTAAAGCAGAAGTGGCAAACCGACATTCTGGCTATCTTGTAGGCGGCACATCCCCTTTCGGCACTCGCACTAAAATGAAAGTTTATATTGAAAAAACTATTCTTAATTTAGATAAAATATATATAAATGGCGGCAGAAAAGGAATGCTTGTAGAAATAGACCCAAAAGTTCTGCCAGATATTCTTGACAGCCAGATTATTGAAGTAGGTATCTAATGGAATTTGGACTTATCCAAAAATTTTGTCATATAAGTTATTTTTAGCCTGATTTTTAAAAGCGAAAAATCTAAATTATATATTACAGTAATGCATAAAATATTTAAACTATCTAATTTTTAGATACTTCGCCTTTGGTTCAGTAAAACATAGTGATAACAGCGATATTATATAATAAACTTATATTTTTGGATAAATCTACATACATAAGTTATTATGCAAATTCACACACATTGTCATTATGAGTGTAGTGAATAATCTGTATATTATAAGTTTCAATAAATATAAATACTATTTCTAAAACTCTTGCAGTTTTTACATTCTAAATACCTCTCATTTTAGGCTAAGGACGAGCTGAAAGTGAGCGATATACGAACTCGTTTCGGCAGAGCGTGATTTAAAAATTCAATGGGAGTGTTTTTTTGCGACGCAAGCATTTCCCAACCAAATAGGAAGAAAGCAAAAATGCTTAGCTGGGCTGAATTTTTTAATATAAAATTATAAGATACTTCACGATATTTCAAGCTCAATATAACCTTATTATATCACTTTTTTATGTATTTTACATCATCTTGATAATTTGCAGGCACTTATTATAATAATTTCTAAAATATCACTAGATGTTTCTTATGCTTACAGCTGTATTTTCTTCCATATAAGCTGCTTATATAGCTTGTCTAAGTTTTTTTGATAAGTCTTATAATACTTATATAACCTTGTTTTATTCTTTATATTTTTCTTAACTTTATACTAAAAAAATATTGACTTATAAATAAAATAAGCATACTTTATTGCTATGATATTTTGAGGAGAGAATTATGCTTAAAAAAATCTTAATTTTACTGTCCATCTGTTTAATCGCATTCACTGCCTGCAAAAAACAGCAGACTACTGAACAAACAGAAAATAAAACAGATGCTTCATCAACTCCAGCTGTTACAGAAACAGTTACAGCAGCAGTTGTTACACCAGTAGTTAATGAGCTTATTACTATTAATGTCTTAGACAAACAGAATGATGCTCAATATACTACTGGCGAAAAAGCTAAATATTTAGCTGGCAGCCACATGACTGATAAAAATATTGCTATTTCATGTGCTGACTGCCATGGTGAAAGTGGATTACTTGATGATGCAGAAACACAAGTAAATGCTACTTGTATTTCATGCCATGGTGATTTAAAAGCAGTAGCTGCAATCACTAATAAAACAGAAATCAATCCACATGAATCTCACTTAGATAAAATTAACTGCACAGCATGCCATGGTGGTCATGAGCCTTCAGCAATTTACTGTAATAACTGCCACTCATTTTCTAACCAAATAAGCCATGTTGGAATTAAACCACTTCCTAAAAAATTAGATATTGCAGCTTATGATAATGCTTCATCTAATATTGTAGAAAATACTGATGTTCTTGTTATCGGTGCAGGTGGTTCAGGTTTTATTTCTGCATTAACTGCTCAGGAAAACGGTGCAAAAGTTATTTTAGTTGAAAAAATGCCTATTCCTGGCGGCAACTCTCAACTTGCTGCTGGTGGTATGAATGCAGCAGGCACTACTTACCAAAAAGAACAAAATATTCAAGATGATGCAGAAACAATGTTTCAAGATACTATGAAAGGCGGTAAAAACATTTCTAACCCAGATTTAGTTCATGTTCTTGCAAATAATTCTGCAGATTCTATGGCATGGCTCACTTCTATTGGTGCTAAATTAAATGCTGTAAACTTTGGCGGCGGTGCTACTAACAAAAGATTTCATGCTCCAATGGGTGGTGCAGCAGTAGGAAGTTATCTTGTAAATATCTATAAAGATACAGCAGATAAAAGCAATCTTGATGTAAGAGTAAACTCTCCTGCAGTTAGACTTTTAGTTGATGATAAAGGTGCTGTTTATGGTGCAGTTATTGATGGTCAACATAAAGGATTATATGAAATCCATGCAAAATCAGTTATATTAACTTCTGGCGGTTTCTCTGCAAATGCTGACAGAGTGACTTCTTATAAACCAAACTATAAAGGTATGACAACATCTAATCAGCCAGGTGCTACTGGTGACGGTCTTGATTTAGCAAAAGAAGCTAATGCATCATTTGTAGATATGGACCAAATCCAAATACATCCTTCAATTGCTGTAGGCAGCAGCACACTGATAACAGAAGCAGTTAGAGGTGTTGGTGCTATTATGGTAAACCATGAAGGTAATAGATTTTTTGATGAACTTTCTACTCGTGATAAAGTTTCTGCTGCTATATTAGAACAAAAAGGTCAAACAGCTTACTTAATATTAGATGACAATATCCGTAAAAG
Proteins encoded in this window:
- a CDS encoding amino acid ABC transporter permease codes for the protein MDSNYILNITLTMMQGAKTTVLVFFIVIITSIPLGFFVTLLGRSKFRPIGWLVNIYITIMRGTPLILQLFFVYFAMPYIPLIGPYITMERLPAALIAFILNYAAYFAEIFRGGLMAIDKGQNEAAKVLGLNKIQTFIYVIIPQMIRVSLPALSNESITLVKDTSLLTVISIAEISYVAKTAVTRDASVFPLVIAGAMYLLLILILTIILRLIEKKFSYASKSL
- the ybaK gene encoding Cys-tRNA(Pro) deacylase, with the protein product MKDKVPSTNAIRYLNEKKIPYNPVFYKYVEHGGTKVSAKELGVNEHNVIKTLIMENDRKEYFIILMHGDKEVSLKNMARFMNTKTVQPCKAEVANRHSGYLVGGTSPFGTRTKMKVYIEKTILNLDKIYINGGRKGMLVEIDPKVLPDILDSQIIEVGI
- a CDS encoding flavocytochrome c, which gives rise to MLKKILILLSICLIAFTACKKQQTTEQTENKTDASSTPAVTETVTAAVVTPVVNELITINVLDKQNDAQYTTGEKAKYLAGSHMTDKNIAISCADCHGESGLLDDAETQVNATCISCHGDLKAVAAITNKTEINPHESHLDKINCTACHGGHEPSAIYCNNCHSFSNQISHVGIKPLPKKLDIAAYDNASSNIVENTDVLVIGAGGSGFISALTAQENGAKVILVEKMPIPGGNSQLAAGGMNAAGTTYQKEQNIQDDAETMFQDTMKGGKNISNPDLVHVLANNSADSMAWLTSIGAKLNAVNFGGGATNKRFHAPMGGAAVGSYLVNIYKDTADKSNLDVRVNSPAVRLLVDDKGAVYGAVIDGQHKGLYEIHAKSVILTSGGFSANADRVTSYKPNYKGMTTSNQPGATGDGLDLAKEANASFVDMDQIQIHPSIAVGSSTLITEAVRGVGAIMVNHEGNRFFDELSTRDKVSAAILEQKGQTAYLILDDNIRKSLKQIEGYFHLNLAKEAATLDELAKLINVPAENLKATVEEYNKAVDTKQDKYGKKPDTLEKKVLTGPFVAIEIAPGIHYTMGGVQINTDAQVIDNNGKPIPNFYAAGEVTGGVHGANRLGGNSISETVTFGRIAGAQAAANAALTK
- a CDS encoding amino acid ABC transporter ATP-binding protein, with translation MSIIEVSHLKKSFGSLNVLKDVSFTVEEGDVIAILGSSGSGKSTLLRCLIDLEKIDDGTITVDGEIFVKNGVYMPNKIVKEATMKMGMVFQHFNLFPHMTVIKNLEKPAKIVKKLDSRAVKEQSHALLNKVGLLDKAEIYPDQLSGGQKQRVAIVRALMMNPEIMLFDEPTSSLDPEITKEVLHTMKQLAEEKMTMLIVTHEIGFAKEVASKILFMSNGKILESGTPDEIFNNPKHERTKLFLNNSF